tatgagTGATTTCCAACATTGTATAACTTTGTTCACTCATGACAGAATGAAACTCTTTAAAAATCACATATCATGTCTTTGAAGTCTGGAGCTGGTAAAACTGTTAATCAGCAAAGATCTCAGAATGAAAATTTAAGTATATATCTTGCTTGACAGCTGGCCTCATTCTGTCCTCCACTCCTCTTTCAAGCCTGATGTCATCCTTTAATTGAGAAATTTCCAGAGTTAAAGGTGTGCACGGAGGTATTAAAGAGCAAGACAGATTGTATAGATTCTCtcaaatcaaacaaaacaagGCAAAAAAGCATGTTTTACCAATTTAGTCTTGCTATTAAGTTACTAATCAGTAGAATTGTAATTATCTTGACTTAACAGAGACTTGCATGTGAGGAAGAGTGAGACATTAGCTTTAATGATTACCACAGGAAGAAGCTATTTGAGATATTCCATTTGAAAAACCACAGACTGTTGTTACATCATGAAGTGTAGGAGGGAGgcaattgttaaaaaaaaccaaacgaAAACTGTGCTATTACAAAACCTGGTTATTGCGCAataatatatctatatctatatctatctatctatctatatctatatatctatctatctatatacatatatgtattgCCACTAAACATCTGGCTTGCAGAACAAACCTGCCACTAACTTCTTTTCTAGATGTTACAGACTCTTACAATCATTTCCAATCTACCCTGTTTCCTGTTGCGCTCGTGAGTTCGTGTACACAGAACTGCAGATAGGCAGTGAGATTATAACCAGAAGCATTCTTATATTTATGGCCTGAGTTTTCGAGAGTAAGTCTACTGCCTATGTAACATCACAGTCCACATGCCATAGTGCAGCATGAGCAATGCAACATAATAATGCAATAGTTAATAATACTAGCCCACCAAAAAGGGAACACGGCATAGGAATGATATTTATGATAATAAAGTTTtcttatttacagcatttggtgTTCCACGAAGATGAAATAATCACATTTGATGGCTCCATAAAAGGAGGAAGACGCTGCTGATTGTCAGAAGAAACACCACACTGCATCGGTCGCTCCGGATCTTCTGACCATTATTAGTGTCGCCTGTGAAGAAGATGTTTGTTGTCTCCTCCTGACCTGATAAGATCAGTAAGAAAAGTACAATTATTCAAAGGATATATACATGGTAAGGCCAAAGAGAAAACAAAGTAGAACAATTAATGGAGCGGACCCATTACATTGGCAGtttaacaacagaaaaaaaaaacatttcatgacATTCATTTGCATCTTAAATGATAGATTAATGAGAGttcttaaatgtttatttcattgtaATGTTGCAGCAGAAGTGAAAAGTTTAACATCTTTAGGTTAATAGGTTAAAACTCTTACTTTGATAAAACCATGcaatcttttacatttttttgttgtttcatttAAACTGGATTTTATGTCTTGTCCcttgttttcatttattgtcCATTcataaagaataaagtctatTTCAGCAACCAGTAGTTCCTGAGTTGTTTTGGTTCACCAGGAACTGTATCAGCTTGTTACATTTTGCCAAATTATTCATTGAACTAGTCctgttattagtttttttttttttttaatttaaaaaatggctctAACTACACTAGCAAACATACatgtacaatatatacatacatgttttATAATGTACAGCTCTTCGAAATTGATATTAGGTGCACTGTATTTACTTAAACATGCTGAAATTCTGAAAATGTTTACAAGCTTTTCTCGATTCAATTTTTAGCTATTGATCTCATACCTGTCACAGTGACATTGATGAGATGTCCCATAGCTGTGGTCTCAGTGTGCTGACATACGGCTTTACACTGATAAAAGCCGGTGTCATTGAGAGTCAGCCGTGTAAATGTAACAAAAGCATCTCTTTGCCTGAACACACTTTCCCCGCTGATTTGAGTCTCGTTGATATGGATCGAGTATCTGTCCGGATCAGTAAGTGGCTGACATGACTTTTCTAACACCAAAAGACACCAGTAGACCGAGATGTTTCTACATTGCTGTTCGTCATACTGTGCTGAGCACTTGAGAGTCAGTGGCTGTCCCTCTGTTCCCCTTACTGGATGCCTTGAATATGTCACTTGCACTATGATATTCTCTGGAACAAAATGGTGAGACATGTCAAAGCAAACTCAAACAAGAAACACGAATGAATACCAGAATTGTTGAATtgattgactttttaaaaaaaagttttttatgaatatattattgaGGTTGGAGGAGATATAAAAGCAGGACTCACCGCTGCTTTTAGGTGTAGATGGAAATGTAGAGAGAGtaatgaagaataaaaagaaagcaGTGGAACTGCTGAGGAACATGGCTGCTCTGCTTGAGGTAGTACGCTGATCTGAGTGAGTTCTCACCACGCTCTGGGTCACTTCCTCTCACAAAAACAGCTTGCAGGACGTTGTTTCCCATCcgaaggctgagaaaaagaagactaGTGGTTCAAATggacagaacagacagacatatgatcaaagtaaaataaagtaaagcaaAAAAGAGCATAAAATGCAAATCAGTGAGAGTGCAGCTTTATGATATTTATATCATGCAGTCACACTGAAGGAATTTTTCGGATGGTGAAATATGTTCTTAGTAATTGAGCTGCAGTCTGAAAAATGTTCATGTGACTGGTTTCAACAGGGAAGTTTCACTCCAGCCGACTTGGACATTCCTTTTTCAATTTGTTATGCACTGTGCATTCGATGCTTCTATACATTTTCTTCTGAGGGTGAAAGGCTGAACTTCAAGTAGCTCATTTTTGTTCAATACACAGGGCAATCAGCCAATCGGGATGGTTTCGCTTCATGAATAAGACTGGCATCATTTGCTACAAATCGATAAGCACAATTTAGAGGCTTTTAATGAAATCAGGGAAATTCAGGGAGATTGCAACCAATTTGTCCTGAATATATTTATGCAAGTATTTTCCAGTTAAT
This sequence is a window from Pangasianodon hypophthalmus isolate fPanHyp1 chromosome 3, fPanHyp1.pri, whole genome shotgun sequence. Protein-coding genes within it:
- the zgc:174945 gene encoding uncharacterized protein zgc:174945, with amino-acid sequence MFLSSSTAFFLFFITLSTFPSTPKSSENIIVQVTYSRHPVRGTEGQPLTLKCSAQYDEQQCRNISVYWCLLVLEKSCQPLTDPDRYSIHINETQISGESVFRQRDAFVTFTRLTLNDTGFYQCKAVCQHTETTAMGHLINVTVTGQEETTNIFFTGDTNNGQKIRSDRCSVVFLLTISSVFLLLWSHQM